One genomic window of Desulfuromonas sp. AOP6 includes the following:
- a CDS encoding MBL fold metallo-hydrolase → MYPHVLHHGAANGVTGSCHELCLDDKAAVLIDCGLFQGNDAPREDAGQNGQEIDFPIGHIRALVVTHVHIDHVGRIPHLLAAGFEGPILCTEPSALLLPLVLEDAVKVGFTRDRRLLERFAQRLKRQIVAVPCGQWAEVHTGSASTLTVRFRPAGHILGSAYVECQVQPEGESATVRVVFSGDLGAPYTPLLPAPKAPDRADILILESTYGDRLHDDRRERRGRLKEVIDLALRDRGVILVPAFSIGRTQELLYELEELIHRHRQDYVARGLPWEELEIIVDSPLASRFTEAYRQLKPYWDQEAKKRLSQGRHPLCFEQLTTVDSHEDHLHTVAYLKKNARPCIVIAASGMCAGGRIVNYLKALLADERTDVLFVGYQAQGTPGRAIQQYGPNQGYVVLDGQRYDIRARVHTISGYSAHADQSNLVRFVRGMRRHPREVVLVHGDGPARQALKEKLQEAVPSLQVRLGQTKS, encoded by the coding sequence ATGTATCCCCATGTTCTTCATCACGGTGCTGCCAACGGTGTGACGGGTTCCTGTCATGAACTGTGCCTGGATGACAAGGCGGCGGTGCTGATCGACTGTGGCCTGTTTCAGGGAAATGACGCGCCCCGGGAGGATGCCGGCCAGAATGGGCAGGAAATCGACTTTCCCATCGGGCATATCCGGGCCCTGGTGGTCACGCACGTGCACATCGACCATGTCGGCCGCATTCCCCATCTGTTGGCGGCCGGTTTTGAGGGGCCGATTCTGTGTACGGAGCCGTCGGCGCTGCTTTTGCCGCTGGTGCTGGAAGATGCCGTGAAGGTGGGTTTTACCCGCGATCGCCGCTTGCTGGAGCGTTTTGCCCAACGGCTCAAGCGTCAGATTGTGGCGGTGCCCTGCGGGCAGTGGGCCGAGGTGCATACCGGCAGCGCCAGCACGCTCACGGTGCGTTTCCGACCGGCGGGGCACATCCTTGGCTCGGCCTATGTGGAGTGCCAGGTGCAGCCCGAGGGGGAGTCGGCAACCGTGCGCGTGGTCTTCTCCGGCGACCTCGGTGCGCCCTACACACCCTTGCTGCCGGCCCCCAAAGCGCCTGATCGTGCCGATATTCTTATATTGGAGAGTACCTACGGCGACCGGCTGCACGATGACCGGCGCGAGCGGCGGGGTCGCCTCAAAGAGGTGATTGATCTGGCCCTGCGGGATCGGGGCGTTATTCTGGTGCCGGCCTTCAGCATCGGGCGCACCCAGGAACTCCTTTACGAGCTGGAAGAGCTGATCCATCGCCATCGGCAGGACTATGTCGCTCGCGGTCTCCCCTGGGAGGAGCTGGAGATCATTGTCGATTCTCCCCTGGCCTCCCGCTTTACCGAAGCCTACCGTCAGCTCAAACCGTACTGGGACCAGGAGGCGAAAAAGCGCCTGTCGCAGGGGCGTCATCCCCTCTGTTTCGAACAGCTGACCACCGTTGACAGTCATGAGGATCACCTGCATACGGTCGCTTATCTCAAAAAGAACGCCCGCCCCTGTATTGTGATCGCTGCCAGCGGCATGTGCGCCGGCGGACGCATTGTCAACTACCTCAAGGCGCTGCTGGCTGATGAGCGTACCGATGTCCTTTTTGTGGGCTATCAGGCCCAGGGCACGCCCGGCCGTGCTATTCAGCAATACGGCCCCAACCAGGGTTACGTGGTTCTGGACGGCCAGCGTTATGACATCCGCGCCCGCGTGCACACCATCAGTGGTTATTCGGCCCACGCTGACCAGAGCAACCTGGTGCGTTTCGTGCGCGGCATGCGGCGTCACCCCCGCGAGGTCGTGCTGGTGCATGGCGATGGACCGGCCCGGCAGGCGTTGAAGGAGAAACTGCAGGAAGCGGTGCCTTCGTTGCAAGTCAGGCTGGGGCAAACCAAAAGCTGA
- a CDS encoding nucleoside-diphosphate sugar epimerase/dehydratase has translation MNDNQDSQKTGAVKTWERVRFLLVVALQAAIIVLSLWIAFAVRFDFHIPPVHLKRFYSLLPVVLGIKLAVFWWLGLFRGWWRYVSMSDLITILRGNLLASLGVLLYAVFVIRLTHVPRSVLILDAIFSFLLMGGVRFVTRAFRENYFPMVLGVGRPKSRSLIVGAGDAGQAIVREVRLNKRLERQIVGFLDDDTMKKGQTFQGIKVLGNQDDIAWVCRTKGVDEVIIAVPSASGKQVRAIVEKCQKIGVKFKTLPGVGDLIDGKVSIQSIRDVSFEDLLGRETVRLDVEQIRSYLQGKRVLVTGAGGSIGSEICRQVARFEPSKLILFENGETPLFSIEQELIQKFPGIPISPIVGDIRFRARVEAIFDEFMPEVVFHAAAYKHVPMMEHNPAEAANNNVRGTKILADAAHTFGVQNFVMVSTDKAVNPTNVMGATKRAAELYVQALAQRSRTHFVTVRFGNVLGSNGSVIPIFKEQIAKGGPVKVTHPEVTRFFMTIPEASQLVLQAGSMGKGGDIFLLDMGESVKIVHLAEELIRLSGYEPYEDIDIVFTGLRPGEKLFEELLLQGEGVIPTKHEKIRVAKAAIGDETILSRQIEELYGLARVMDLPGVLAKLKEIVPEYRPAENSIYEARKGNSATNTDK, from the coding sequence ATGAACGATAATCAAGATTCGCAAAAAACCGGTGCAGTAAAAACCTGGGAACGAGTGCGCTTCCTTCTGGTTGTTGCCCTGCAGGCCGCTATTATCGTGCTGTCGCTGTGGATAGCTTTTGCCGTTCGCTTTGACTTTCATATTCCCCCAGTCCATCTTAAGCGGTTTTACTCACTGCTCCCGGTTGTGTTGGGCATTAAGTTGGCCGTTTTTTGGTGGCTGGGTCTGTTCCGTGGCTGGTGGCGCTATGTCTCCATGTCTGATCTGATTACCATTCTGCGCGGCAATCTGCTGGCCTCGCTGGGGGTTCTGCTGTATGCCGTTTTTGTCATACGACTCACCCATGTCCCCCGCTCGGTTCTTATTCTTGACGCTATTTTTTCCTTTCTTCTCATGGGAGGTGTCCGTTTTGTGACACGCGCCTTCCGTGAAAATTACTTTCCCATGGTGCTTGGTGTTGGGCGACCGAAGTCTCGCTCCCTTATTGTCGGGGCGGGGGATGCTGGGCAGGCTATCGTTCGTGAGGTTAGGCTTAACAAACGACTTGAAAGGCAGATTGTCGGTTTTCTCGACGATGATACCATGAAAAAGGGACAAACCTTTCAGGGGATAAAAGTGTTGGGCAATCAGGATGATATCGCCTGGGTTTGCCGGACGAAAGGGGTCGATGAAGTCATTATTGCCGTGCCCTCTGCCAGTGGCAAGCAGGTGCGGGCTATCGTGGAGAAGTGTCAAAAAATCGGGGTAAAGTTCAAAACGTTGCCAGGGGTGGGTGATCTGATCGATGGCAAGGTGTCTATCCAGAGCATCCGCGATGTCAGTTTTGAAGACCTGCTGGGGCGTGAAACCGTTCGCCTCGATGTTGAGCAGATTCGATCCTATCTTCAGGGCAAGCGTGTCCTCGTAACGGGGGCTGGCGGTTCCATCGGCAGTGAGATCTGTCGCCAGGTGGCCCGCTTTGAGCCGAGCAAGCTCATCCTCTTTGAAAACGGCGAAACGCCGCTGTTCAGTATCGAACAGGAATTGATCCAGAAATTTCCCGGTATACCCATCAGCCCTATTGTGGGGGATATCCGCTTTCGCGCCAGGGTTGAAGCGATCTTTGACGAGTTTATGCCAGAGGTTGTTTTTCACGCCGCTGCCTACAAGCATGTCCCGATGATGGAGCACAATCCTGCCGAAGCGGCCAACAACAACGTACGGGGCACCAAGATTCTGGCGGATGCGGCCCATACGTTCGGTGTGCAGAACTTCGTCATGGTTTCAACGGACAAGGCGGTGAACCCCACTAACGTCATGGGGGCCACCAAGCGTGCGGCTGAATTGTACGTGCAGGCTCTGGCCCAGCGAAGCCGCACCCATTTCGTCACGGTGCGTTTTGGCAATGTGTTGGGCAGCAACGGCAGCGTTATCCCCATTTTCAAAGAACAGATAGCCAAAGGGGGGCCTGTCAAGGTGACGCACCCCGAGGTGACCCGTTTTTTCATGACCATCCCCGAGGCGAGTCAGTTGGTGCTGCAAGCCGGTTCCATGGGCAAGGGCGGGGATATATTCCTGCTCGATATGGGGGAGTCGGTAAAAATTGTCCATCTGGCCGAGGAGTTGATCCGGCTTTCTGGCTATGAACCTTACGAAGATATTGACATTGTCTTCACCGGTCTGCGCCCTGGCGAAAAACTTTTCGAGGAGCTGCTGCTGCAGGGGGAAGGGGTGATTCCCACCAAACACGAAAAAATCCGGGTGGCGAAGGCGGCGATAGGGGATGAAACAATTCTTAGTCGGCAGATTGAGGAACTCTATGGCCTTGCCCGCGTCATGGATTTGCCCGGTGTTCTGGCCAAGCTGAAAGAGATTGTGCCGGAGTACCGTCCGGCTGAAAACAGCATTTATGAAGCCCGTAAAGGCAATTCAGCCACGAATACAGACAAATGA
- a CDS encoding sugar transferase translates to MQQFLFRTFDILFSTLGLVVGLPLLVIITLIGFFDTGSPIFRQERVGRHKRSFVLVKFRTMKRDTASVASHLASTSSITPLGHFLRRTKLDELPQLWNVLRGEMSLVGPRPCLFNQQELIDEREQRGVYAVRPGITGLAQVNGIDMSTPQLLAETDAKMIFNLTVGKYFSYIVQTVLGKGSGDRVKGQ, encoded by the coding sequence ATGCAACAATTTCTTTTCCGTACATTCGATATCCTCTTTTCGACCTTGGGCCTGGTTGTTGGTTTGCCACTTTTGGTGATTATTACCCTGATTGGTTTTTTTGACACGGGATCACCTATTTTCAGGCAAGAGCGAGTTGGTCGTCACAAAAGATCCTTTGTGCTGGTTAAGTTCCGCACCATGAAGCGCGACACCGCCTCGGTGGCCAGTCACTTGGCCAGCACTTCATCCATTACGCCTCTTGGACATTTTCTGCGCCGGACCAAACTCGATGAATTGCCGCAGCTCTGGAATGTGCTGCGAGGGGAGATGAGTCTGGTTGGACCGCGCCCCTGCCTGTTTAACCAGCAGGAACTCATTGATGAGCGTGAGCAGCGCGGGGTTTATGCCGTAAGGCCTGGTATTACCGGCTTGGCGCAGGTCAACGGCATTGATATGTCAACTCCTCAGCTTTTAGCTGAGACTGATGCGAAGATGATTTTCAATCTTACTGTCGGCAAATATTTTTCGTATATCGTACAGACCGTTCTCGGCAAGGGTTCTGGGGATAGAGTAAAAGGGCAGTAG
- a CDS encoding SDR family oxidoreductase, translating to MSESRKILITGVTGFVGRRLCARLKADARAVCCAVRRQSSNATEIVVGDIGPDTQWVEALRGADTVIHLAARVHVMNESMRDPLAAFQRINVAGTINLAREAVVAGVKRFIFLSTVKINGEETTADQPFTEQDAPHPQDPYGISKHEAEEGLRLLAEETGLEIVIIRPPLVYGPGVKGNFSSMMHWVAKGIPLPLGAIHNQRSLVGLDNLIDFIITCIDHPAAANQTFLVSDGEDLSTTALLRRVGQAMDKPARLIPVPMGMLKFGAQLLSKQAIAQRLCGNLQVDISKARNVLGWKPPVGLDEGLRRAVKGEAVK from the coding sequence ATTAGTGAAAGTAGAAAAATCTTAATTACTGGCGTTACGGGTTTTGTTGGTCGCCGACTCTGTGCTCGTTTAAAGGCAGATGCGCGCGCTGTGTGCTGCGCTGTGCGCCGGCAGTCATCTAATGCAACTGAAATCGTTGTCGGCGACATCGGTCCTGATACACAGTGGGTGGAGGCGCTAAGGGGTGCTGACACCGTCATCCACCTCGCCGCCCGTGTGCATGTCATGAACGAAAGCATGCGTGACCCACTTGCCGCGTTCCAACGCATCAACGTTGCCGGCACCATCAACCTCGCGCGAGAAGCGGTTGTTGCCGGCGTCAAACGTTTTATCTTCCTTAGTACTGTTAAAATCAACGGAGAAGAAACGACCGCAGATCAACCTTTCACAGAACAGGATGCGCCCCACCCCCAGGACCCTTACGGCATCTCAAAGCATGAAGCGGAAGAAGGTCTGCGTCTTTTGGCGGAAGAGACCGGCCTAGAAATTGTCATCATCCGCCCACCACTAGTGTACGGTCCTGGCGTTAAGGGTAATTTCTCCAGTATGATGCACTGGGTCGCCAAAGGCATCCCCTTGCCCCTTGGCGCGATCCACAACCAACGTAGCCTGGTTGGCCTCGATAATCTTATCGATTTCATCATCACCTGCATCGACCACCCCGCCGCTGCCAATCAGACCTTCCTCGTTTCTGATGGGGAAGATCTTTCCACCACTGCTCTGCTGCGGCGCGTTGGCCAAGCTATGGATAAACCCGCGCGCCTTATCCCGGTGCCCATGGGGATGCTTAAGTTCGGGGCTCAACTGCTTAGCAAGCAGGCCATAGCACAACGCCTGTGCGGAAACCTGCAGGTGGATATTTCTAAGGCACGTAACGTATTGGGCTGGAAACCGCCGGTGGGTCTGGATGAAGGATTGCGCCGGGCGGTGAAGGGGGAGGCCGTTAAATAG
- a CDS encoding glycosyltransferase family 4 protein produces MKILVVSQYFWPENFRINDLCAELVKRGHEVTVLTGKPNYPVGKVFPEYQANPGAYLHYQGCKLVRVPMIARGQGALRLMLNYSAFVVSASIFGSFRLRKNHFDVTFVYEPSPVTVCLPAIFIKKIKKTPVVFWVQDLWPETLEAIGVVKSPKILALIGQLVRFIYNRCDLILGQSRAFYPGIAKYCENVAKIRYFPNWSENVFSVQKTEPIGEIAADKNVFKVLFAGNVGEAQDFPAILRSAQLLKKQGAKTRFYIVGDGRMLDWLKNEIIKGGLEDYVTLLGRHPLESMPSFYASADALLATLKDSPVFSMTIPCKVQSYMTAGKPILTMISGEGSRVVSEAECGYVADSGDFDLLAENIISMSQLPPDSLKVLGDNAKIYAKKEFDRAKLIDQLENWFFELTS; encoded by the coding sequence GTGAAAATCCTGGTGGTAAGCCAGTATTTCTGGCCCGAAAATTTTCGCATTAATGATTTGTGTGCTGAATTAGTAAAGCGAGGCCATGAAGTCACCGTATTAACAGGAAAACCGAATTATCCTGTAGGCAAAGTATTCCCAGAATACCAAGCGAATCCTGGCGCATATCTCCACTATCAAGGGTGTAAGCTTGTACGTGTCCCCATGATTGCACGGGGGCAAGGTGCGCTCAGGTTGATGCTGAATTATTCCGCCTTTGTTGTCTCTGCCAGTATTTTTGGTTCCTTCCGTTTAAGGAAAAACCATTTTGACGTAACTTTCGTATATGAACCTTCGCCTGTCACGGTTTGTCTTCCGGCAATTTTCATCAAAAAAATAAAAAAAACTCCTGTCGTATTTTGGGTTCAGGATTTATGGCCGGAGACCCTTGAGGCAATCGGGGTGGTGAAATCTCCTAAGATTCTGGCCCTTATTGGACAATTGGTTCGTTTTATCTACAATCGCTGTGATTTGATCCTCGGCCAGTCAAGAGCCTTTTATCCTGGTATTGCAAAATACTGTGAAAATGTAGCCAAGATTCGATATTTCCCTAATTGGTCTGAGAATGTTTTTTCTGTACAAAAAACTGAACCCATAGGGGAGATTGCAGCCGATAAAAATGTTTTCAAGGTGCTCTTTGCTGGTAATGTCGGTGAAGCCCAAGACTTTCCTGCAATTTTAAGATCAGCACAGCTGTTGAAAAAACAAGGTGCAAAAACCAGGTTCTACATTGTTGGTGACGGGCGCATGTTGGACTGGCTAAAGAATGAGATTATTAAGGGCGGTCTAGAAGACTATGTTACGTTGCTTGGAAGACACCCCTTGGAATCCATGCCAAGTTTTTATGCCTCGGCTGATGCATTGCTTGCCACGTTAAAAGACAGTCCTGTTTTTTCAATGACAATTCCTTGTAAAGTTCAGTCATACATGACTGCAGGAAAACCAATATTGACCATGATTTCAGGCGAGGGGTCGCGTGTTGTTTCTGAGGCCGAATGTGGGTACGTCGCTGATTCAGGGGATTTTGATCTACTTGCCGAAAATATTATCAGCATGTCGCAGCTACCGCCCGATTCTTTAAAAGTTTTGGGGGACAATGCAAAAATTTACGCAAAAAAAGAATTCGATAGAGCGAAACTAATCGACCAATTGGAAAACTGGTTTTTTGAACTGACATCATAA
- the wecB gene encoding UDP-N-acetylglucosamine 2-epimerase (non-hydrolyzing) — protein sequence MRIKVMTIVGTRPEIIKLCRVIHELDCHTDHILVHSGQNYDFELNEIFFQQLGIRKPDYFLNAVGDSVAQTIGNVIAKADEVMAQVDPDAVLLLGDTNSCLSAISAKRRKVPIFHMEAGNRCFDLRVPEEINRKIVDHLSDINLTYTEHARRYLLAEGLRPETVLKTGSPMKEVLQHYQHSIESSDVLESLELEAGEYFVVSAHREENVDSDENFTNLLETLNAIAKHYDRPIIFSTHPRTRKRLESRDSDSLSSHIRFLKPLGFFEYVKLQMHAKCVISDSGTITEESSVLNFPAVTIRQAHERPEGMDEGTLIMCGLQAERVIESLEVVIAQSANGQRTFRLVQDYDTDNVSHKVLRIILSYTEYVNRTVWKK from the coding sequence ATGCGCATTAAAGTCATGACCATCGTCGGCACGCGGCCTGAAATCATCAAACTTTGTCGGGTTATTCATGAATTGGATTGCCACACGGATCATATTCTTGTCCATTCTGGACAAAACTATGATTTTGAATTAAATGAAATTTTCTTTCAGCAACTCGGTATTCGCAAACCCGACTATTTTTTAAACGCCGTTGGTGATTCAGTTGCCCAGACCATCGGGAATGTAATTGCTAAAGCGGATGAAGTGATGGCGCAGGTAGATCCCGATGCTGTTTTGTTGCTAGGGGACACCAACAGTTGTCTTTCAGCTATTTCCGCTAAACGTCGAAAGGTCCCCATCTTTCACATGGAGGCTGGAAATCGTTGCTTTGATTTGAGGGTGCCGGAAGAAATCAATCGCAAGATTGTCGACCACCTCAGCGATATCAATCTAACCTATACAGAACACGCACGTCGCTATCTACTTGCTGAAGGTCTGCGTCCGGAGACGGTTCTCAAAACCGGATCGCCGATGAAGGAAGTGCTTCAGCATTACCAACACAGCATTGAATCATCTGATGTTCTTGAATCACTGGAGTTGGAAGCCGGAGAGTATTTTGTCGTCAGTGCCCATCGGGAAGAGAATGTTGACAGCGATGAAAACTTTACCAATTTGCTTGAAACTCTGAACGCTATCGCTAAACACTATGACCGGCCCATTATATTTTCAACCCATCCGCGCACCCGAAAACGTCTTGAAAGCCGAGACTCTGACAGTTTGTCTTCACATATTCGTTTTTTAAAGCCACTGGGTTTCTTTGAGTATGTAAAGCTTCAAATGCATGCTAAGTGTGTTATTTCAGACAGTGGCACCATTACCGAAGAGTCCTCTGTTCTTAATTTTCCCGCAGTAACAATCCGCCAGGCCCACGAAAGGCCGGAAGGGATGGACGAAGGAACTCTGATTATGTGTGGTTTGCAGGCTGAGCGGGTTATCGAGTCCCTTGAGGTAGTTATTGCCCAAAGCGCAAACGGGCAGCGAACTTTCCGGTTGGTGCAGGACTATGACACGGACAATGTGTCACATAAGGTTCTTAGGATTATTCTTAGCTATACTGAATATGTAAACCGGACGGTTTGGAAAAAGTGA
- a CDS encoding SDR family oxidoreductase has translation MRILILGGDGMLGHQLLKTLAQRHEVRVTLRQDIDIYAPYKLFSASNAYTGIDVRAYDRLIEIMADFRPEAVINAVGIVKQRPTAKESIPSLEINALLPHRLAVICKAVGARLIHLSTDCIFSGKKGNYQESDLSDAEDLYGKTKFLGETQDSHCLTLRTSIIGRELSRHKSLLDWFLSQSGTVKGFTKAIYTGFTTLEMSRIIETMLVDHPQASGVYQVSSDPITKYDLLLLFKEILGHKIEIIPDASFTCDRSLDSSRFRKEFLYTPPTWDTMIEELKHAH, from the coding sequence GTGCGAATACTGATTCTTGGTGGTGACGGTATGCTCGGGCACCAACTCCTAAAGACGTTAGCGCAGAGGCATGAAGTAAGGGTAACGCTTCGTCAGGATATTGACATTTATGCGCCCTATAAACTGTTTAGCGCCAGTAATGCCTATACCGGGATTGACGTGCGCGCATATGATCGACTCATCGAGATTATGGCTGACTTTCGCCCTGAGGCAGTTATTAATGCTGTGGGTATTGTCAAGCAACGGCCTACAGCGAAAGAAAGTATCCCCAGCCTGGAGATTAATGCCCTATTGCCACATCGCCTCGCGGTAATCTGCAAGGCTGTTGGTGCTCGACTGATCCATTTAAGTACCGACTGTATTTTCTCAGGAAAAAAAGGCAATTACCAGGAGAGCGACCTCTCTGATGCCGAAGACCTTTATGGAAAAACGAAGTTTTTGGGTGAGACTCAGGACAGTCACTGCCTGACACTGCGTACGTCTATTATTGGTCGGGAACTTTCTCGGCATAAAAGCCTTCTCGATTGGTTTCTGTCTCAATCGGGTACGGTGAAGGGTTTCACCAAGGCAATCTACACTGGCTTCACTACCCTTGAAATGAGCCGGATTATTGAAACGATGCTGGTTGATCATCCACAGGCATCGGGTGTATATCAGGTTTCCAGCGATCCCATTACCAAGTACGATCTTCTTCTGCTTTTTAAGGAAATACTTGGGCACAAGATAGAAATCATTCCTGATGCCAGTTTTACCTGTGACCGGAGTCTTGATTCGTCCCGTTTCCGAAAAGAATTTTTATATACACCGCCGACCTGGGACACAATGATTGAGGAATTGAAGCATGCGCATTAA
- a CDS encoding nucleoside-diphosphate sugar epimerase/dehydratase: protein MFKDKTLLITGGTGSFGNAVLRRFLNTNIKEIRVFSRDEKKQEDMRIHLANPKVKFYIGNVRDYDSLYTAMESVDYVFQAAALKQVPSCEFYPLEAVKTNVLGTENVLNAAIAKGVERVIALSTDKAVYPINAMGISKAMMEKIVVAKSRFIEQTKTTFNCTRYGNVMASRGSVIPLFIKLIREGKPLTVTDPNMTRFLMSLDDAVDLVLYAYEHGQQGDTFVQKAPAATIGDLAQALKELFNANNEVKIIGTRHGEKLFEALMTREEMSHAEDLGGYYRIPADNRDLNYNKYFVEGEEQLSLAQDYNSHNTQRLTVPEIKEKLLSLDYIQQELTGGAECEY from the coding sequence ATGTTTAAAGACAAAACTTTATTGATCACCGGCGGCACCGGATCCTTCGGTAACGCCGTTCTCCGCCGTTTTCTTAATACCAACATTAAAGAAATTCGTGTTTTCAGCCGCGATGAAAAAAAACAGGAAGATATGCGGATCCATCTGGCCAACCCCAAGGTTAAGTTTTATATCGGCAATGTTCGTGATTACGACAGTCTTTATACTGCCATGGAAAGTGTCGATTACGTTTTCCAGGCAGCCGCACTTAAGCAGGTTCCTTCCTGTGAATTTTATCCTTTAGAGGCAGTTAAGACGAATGTCCTGGGTACAGAAAATGTTTTGAACGCCGCCATCGCTAAAGGCGTTGAGCGTGTGATTGCTTTGAGTACTGACAAGGCGGTTTACCCAATTAATGCCATGGGAATATCCAAGGCTATGATGGAAAAAATCGTTGTTGCCAAGTCGAGGTTTATTGAACAAACGAAAACGACATTTAATTGTACCCGGTATGGTAACGTGATGGCTTCGCGTGGCTCTGTCATTCCACTCTTTATCAAATTGATCAGAGAAGGCAAACCTTTGACGGTGACTGACCCGAACATGACCCGTTTCCTGATGTCGTTGGACGACGCTGTAGATCTGGTCCTTTATGCTTATGAACATGGCCAACAGGGCGATACCTTTGTTCAGAAAGCTCCTGCGGCCACCATCGGTGATTTGGCCCAGGCGCTCAAGGAACTCTTCAATGCTAACAATGAAGTTAAAATAATCGGCACTCGGCACGGGGAGAAGCTTTTTGAGGCACTAATGACCCGTGAGGAGATGTCCCATGCTGAAGATCTTGGGGGTTACTATCGTATCCCCGCCGACAACCGCGATCTTAACTACAACAAATACTTTGTTGAAGGGGAAGAACAGCTCTCTTTGGCCCAGGACTACAATTCCCATAATACCCAACGGCTGACTGTTCCCGAAATCAAAGAAAAGCTGCTTTCCCTTGATTATATTCAGCAGGAACTCACAGGAGGTGCTGAGTGCGAATACTGA
- a CDS encoding glycosyltransferase family 1 protein, with protein MTDKINIDKKNKRGLKIGIDAINLRRGGGITHLVEVIKAVVPENNGIKQIIVWGGNETLTKLPDRPWLRKYSSPSLNKSLLNRILWQKFILPRKVRNTNCDVLFVPGGSYGGNFKPVVTMSRNLLPFEWRELKRYGVSFISLKLLLLRIAQTFTYRHADGVIFLTDYARKTVLNVTGPLNNSVTTIPHGLNPRFKILPKVQHSIDKYSDENPYRLVYVSIIEPYKHQWHVVEAVNSLRSYGFPVHLDLVGPAYPAALKRLNTVISERDPRNEWVHYHGAIPYEELHHIYEKADLGVFASSCENMPNILLETMAAGLPVACSNRGPMPEILGEAGLYFDPEDPINILSTIKEYILSPELRDKKASASFERSKIYSWERCANETFSFISTIAK; from the coding sequence ATGACCGATAAAATTAATATTGATAAGAAAAACAAACGTGGTTTAAAAATTGGCATTGATGCTATCAATTTGCGGCGGGGGGGCGGGATAACTCATCTAGTTGAAGTAATTAAAGCAGTTGTTCCAGAAAATAACGGTATCAAACAAATTATTGTTTGGGGAGGAAATGAAACGCTTACCAAGCTACCAGATCGCCCTTGGTTGAGAAAATATAGTTCACCTTCATTAAATAAGAGCTTGCTGAACAGAATCTTGTGGCAAAAGTTCATTTTACCAAGAAAAGTGCGTAATACAAATTGTGATGTATTATTCGTTCCGGGTGGGAGTTACGGCGGTAACTTTAAGCCTGTTGTTACTATGAGTCGTAATCTTCTCCCTTTCGAATGGCGCGAGTTAAAACGCTATGGGGTTTCTTTTATAAGTCTCAAGTTATTACTGTTACGCATTGCTCAAACATTTACTTACCGCCATGCTGATGGGGTGATTTTTTTGACTGACTATGCCCGGAAAACAGTTTTGAATGTAACTGGGCCATTAAATAATTCTGTTACAACTATTCCGCATGGTTTAAATCCTCGATTTAAAATTTTACCCAAAGTTCAACATTCGATTGATAAATATTCAGATGAAAACCCTTATAGGTTAGTCTATGTTTCAATCATTGAACCTTATAAACATCAATGGCATGTAGTTGAAGCAGTTAATTCATTGCGCTCTTACGGGTTTCCAGTTCACTTAGACTTAGTTGGTCCTGCTTATCCCGCTGCCCTGAAACGATTAAACACAGTGATCTCAGAACGTGATCCAAGAAATGAATGGGTACATTATCACGGTGCGATACCCTATGAAGAGTTGCATCATATTTATGAGAAAGCAGATCTTGGTGTTTTTGCCTCCAGTTGTGAAAACATGCCAAATATCTTACTAGAAACAATGGCCGCAGGTTTGCCTGTTGCTTGTTCGAACCGAGGCCCGATGCCCGAAATATTAGGTGAAGCTGGTCTTTATTTTGACCCTGAAGATCCTATTAATATATTAAGTACTATTAAAGAATATATTCTTTCACCTGAGCTTCGTGATAAAAAGGCTAGTGCAAGCTTTGAGCGCAGCAAAATATATTCCTGGGAGCGCTGTGCTAACGAAACCTTTTCATTTATTAGTACAATTGCAAAGTAA